Genomic window (Rathayibacter sp. VKM Ac-2760):
GCGGCCTCGAGCGACGGGCGCAGGTTCGCAGCGCGCTCCGTGAGGACGACGAACGGCTCCCGGCCCATCGGGACCACCGGCACCGCGATGCGCGGCCGCTCCGGAGGGGACGGCGGCGCCGCGAAGACCTGCATCCGCTCGCCGCGCCACCAGCCTCCGCCCGGGGGCAAGTCGGCGTGGAACGGCTCACCGTGCAGGGCGAGCAGCTGATGCTCCTGCCGATGGGCGGCGCGCAGGAGCAGGACGTCGTCGAAGGAGTCGCGGAGCGCGGCCAGGCCGTCGGTCACACGCCTCGCGGTGACGACGAGCGGCGCCGCGCCGGAGCGGAGCGCGGTCTGCAGGGCGTCGAGCAGCCGTCGGCGCTCGTCGTCGGTGCACCGCCGCAGCAGCAGGTCCGCGTCGTCGAGCAGGAGCGGCTCCGCAACCGCGTCCTCGCCGAGCACCACGTCCCACGCGCCCTCCGGGTCGAGCGGCCCGAGGATCCGGGGACGGCCGCACTGCGCCGCGACCGTGCGCAGCACCTCGGTGCGCCCGCAGCCCGCCGCACCGAGGACCAGGAGGGAGCGGCGTTCGAGACGGACGACGTCCTGCCGCTGCACCCCCGGCCGGTCGACCAGCCCGAGCGCGATCCCCTCCGCCGGTCCGCGCTCCGGCAGGGGGATGCGGGCGGGGAGCGGGTCGAGCCAGGGCCGGTGCGCCGGGGCGATCGAGTGCCGCGGGACAACGGCCGCCACGCCGTCCGCCAGGCCGCCGCCCGCCGCCGGGTCCGCATTCTCCCCCGCGGCGACGGCGGCCGCGATGTCCGCCGCACCGGCGAGGGCCGCCTGCACCAGACGCCCGCGCCCGCCGATCGAGACGACGCATCGCCCGGCGGCGCCGTGCGGGATGCGGGAGGCGGCGTCCGAACCGATCAGCGCGCGCGAGTCGGCCGCATCGTGCACGCGGAGGGCGATCCGGAGGCCGCAGTTCGCGGCGACCGCGTCGCGGACGACGCCGACCGGGCGCTGGGTGCAGAGGACCAGGTGAAGGCCGAGCGAGCGACCGCGCGCGGCGATGTCGGCGAAGGTGCGGTGCAGCTCGGGCGCACGCTCGAGCACGACCGCGCACTCGTCGACGACGACGACCAGCCGCGACAGGACACCCGGGCGCAGCCGAGCGACGTCCGGCACGCCGTGCTCCGCGAGGACGACCTCGCGGCGGCGCAGCTCGGCCGCGATGCTGGCGAAGGCCCGGAGCGCCCCCTCGGGGTCGAGATCGGTGATCACCCCGACCACGTGCGGCAGGCGTCGCAGCGCATCGAAGCCCGCGCCGCCCTTGAAGTCCGCGAGCAGGAACGTCACCGCGGACGGAGCGTGCCGGGCCGCCAGCGCCACCACCCAGGCGATGAGGAGTTCGCTCTTCCCGCTCCCGGTGGTGCCGCCGACGATGGCGTGCGGACCGTCACGGACGAGATCGATCTCGAGGGGACCGTCCGCCGTCGCCCCGAGCAGCACCGCCAGCCCGCGATCGGTCGCACCGCGCACGAGCCCGCCGAGCTCGGAGAGGCGGACGGTCGCCGGCAGCTCGCCGGGGCCGGAGCCCGCCGTCGCCGCGAGCGACTCCGCGTAGCCCCGGGCCTGCTCCGCCGAGACGGGATCGATGACGAGCCGCTCCGTCACCCCCGGTCCGGCTCGCCCGACCACGCTCGCGGCACTCGCACCGCCGGTCTGCACGATGCAGCGGCAGCGCTGCGGCAGCTCTGCGGCGGTGCCGGCCACGGCGACGACGGCGTCGGCGTCGCTCGGCCCGCCCGCCTCGAGCACGGCGAGCCGCGGCAACGCGCCGACCGCACGTGCGTGCGGCAGAGCGCTGAGGCACCGCCACGCGGCCGTGTCGGGCAGCTCGATCCGGAGCTGGTCGGGCGGGACGAGCTCGGCGACCTGGATAACCAGCCCCCGCGCGACCGCTCGGGAGAGGACCGGAGGCCCGACGACGCCGATCCCCGCGGCGAGCGCGACCGGCAGCGGCGCACGGTCGGCGGCGGGAGCGCCGTCCGCGCGGTCCGGCTCCTCCGCGAGCCCGAGCACGATCTCGAGCCCGGCCACCGCCCGGCGCCAGCGCGTGTCGACCGGTACCTCGTGCTCGAGGACGTCCAGCGCCGTCGGCGCCGCGCGCCGAAGCGCCGCGAGCTCCCCCACCCGTGCGCGCGCCGTCGCCGCGCCGTGATCGCTCAGCTCTCGCCGGTACCGCTCGGTCTCGCGGCGGGCCGTGCGCCGGCGGATCCGCGCGCCGTCGAGGAACGACGCCACCGCGACCACCGGTCCGAGTGCCGCGAGCGCGAGCGTGTACGGCGACGACGTCAGCGCGAAGAGGACGAGCGAGGACAGCACCGGGGCGAGCGCTGCGATCCACGGGAAGCCGGGCCGCGGCGGCTCGGCCGGCGGGAGCGGTGGCCGGAGCGTCGGCCGCGGGTGCTGGTTCGTCATGACTCCAGCGAAGCCGATGCCGGGTGCGCGCGGCGTGTCAGCGCGTGATCGGTGGACGACCGGAGGCTGTGGAGGAGCCGTCGACCCGCTCGACAGCCATCTCGACCGACGAGAGCAGCAGGCGACTGCCGATCTTCGCCCGGTAGCGCCGCCCCGCTTCGAGCGGGAGCGGAGCCTGCGTCGGAGCGATCAGCACCGAGCCGTTCGCCGACCAGCGGTCGCGAACCCACAGCCCGCCCTCGTCGAAGCCGAACTCGAGGTGCGTCTTCGAGAGCGAGCGAGTCGGGTCGGGGACGGCGAGGATGTGCCGGAAGGTCTCCCCCGCGTCCGGCAGCGGCTGCCGCCCGATGAGCCCGTTGCCCGTGACGATCGCGTGCTGCCCCGAGGCGAAGATCAGCCGGACGAGTCCCTGACTCGGCGGCGCCATCGGCGCACCGGGGGCGGGACGCCGATGCCGGCCGGGCGCGAGGCCGGGCAGCCAGGCGCGCCGAGAGGGATCGAGGACCGTCGTGTCGCCGGAGGACGCGGGACGGGAGGCGCCGGGAGCCGCGTGCGTGGCGACCGAGGTGCCGCACTCCCCGCAGAGGATCGCCCCGGGGGCGAGAGTGGAGCCACACGCGCTGCAGATCACCGAGTCCACCTTCCTCCGCTCATGGTACCCGGGGCGTCGCCGCGCCTCCTGGGTCGTCGATCAGTCGGTGTCCCCGGTCACAGCGAGCACGTCGACGACGATGACCGTCACGTTGTCGCGGCCCCCGTTGCCGAGGGCCGCCTCCACCAGGGCGTCCGCGGCCTCCTGGGCCGTCTCGGCGGTCGAGAGCACGTGCTCGAGTCCCGCATCCGTCAGCTCCTTGGTCAGCCCGTCCGAGCAGATCAGCAGCCGGGAGGGGGCGATGACGGGGACGAGGCGGTAGTCGGGGATCGGCGGCTCGTGGAAGCCGACCGCGCGGGTGATCACATTGCTGTGCGGGTGCACGTCCGCCTCGTCGCGGGTGATCAGTCCCGCGTCGACGAGCTCCTGCACGATCGAGTGGTCGACGGTCAGCTGGACCAGGGAGCCCTGCACGCACAGGTAGACCCGGGAGTCGCCGATGTTGAAGACGGACCAGTAGGGCTCTCCGCCGACGACCGTCAGCGCGGCGCCGGTGACGGTGGTGCCGGTGCCGCCGTCGGCGGTGCGCGACTGCCGGGCGATGTCGTCCACGGCGTCCCGGAGGGCGCGGTCGATCTCCTCCGCCCCGATGGTCGCGCCGGTCGCGGCGACCGAGAGCCGGGAGACGACGGCGTCGCTCGCGACCTCTCCGGCCGCGTGTCCGCCCATTCCGTCGGCGACGGCGAAGAGCGGCGTCTTGGCGAGGTAGCTGTCCTCGTTCGCGCTCCGGACCAGCCCGACCTCGGTGCGTGCGGCCCAGCCGAGCGTCACCTCGGCGGAGGGCGCATCCGACGACCAGGCCGAGACGGGGACGGTCACCGACGCCCGGCTGCGGCCGATCTGCGTCATCGCGTCTCCTCGCGTCCGCCGGCGCCGCGCACGCGGGCCGATCCCTCCGATGCTATCGGCTGGGCGGGTACCGCCGTCCCGGTGCCCGGACCCCCGGCGACCACGCGCAGGATCGCCGCCGATCCGCCGCCCGCCCGGCTGAGAGCGCTCACGTGACAGCCGATTCCGACACCGAGGGAGCCTCCGGTCTGCGGATTCACTTGCCGGGCCCCGCGGTGGCTGCCAGGATCATCGCATGAGCCCCTCCCGACCTCCCTCCTCGCGACCGCTCCAGCTCGACGAGGTGTCGAAGGCGATCATCGAGCAGCTGCAGGCCGACGGCCGGCGCTCCTACGCCGAGATCGGCAAGGCGGTCGGTCTGAGCGAGGCGGCCGTCCGCCAGCGGGTGCAGAAGCTGACCGAGTCGGGTGTGATGCAGATCGTCGCGGTGACGGACCCGATGCAGCTCGGCTTCTACCGCCAGGCGATGATCGGCGTCCGAGTGACCGGTGACACGCGAGTCGTGGCGGACAGCCTCGCAGCGATACCCGCCGTCGACTACGTCGTGCTCACGGCCGGCACCTTCGACATCCTCGCCGAGGTGGTCTGCGAGAACGACGACGACCTGATCGCCCTGCTCAACCAGGAGATCCGCTCGCTCCCGGGCGTCCTCTCCACCGAGACCTTCGTCTATCTGAAACTCCACAAGCAGTTCTACAACTGGGGAACGCGGTAACCGATGACCACAGAGACAGCCTTCTCGACCCAGGGCCTCGCGTCCGGCGATCCGGTGAAGGGCGAGGACGCCCCGGCCGGATTCGACGACGCGGCGCTGCAGAAGAAGGCCAAGGACCACCTCTGGATGCACTTCACCCGCCAGTCGGTGATGGACTCCGGCGCCGGCGTGCCGATCATCACGCGCGGCGAGGGACACCACATCTGGGACAGCACGGGCCGGAAGTACTTCGACGGGCTCTCCGGGCTCTTCGTCGTCAACGCCGGCCACGGCCGGCGGCGGCTCGCGGAGGCGGCGGCGAAGCAGGCGGCCGAGCTCTCGTTCTTCCCGCTGTGGTCCTACGCCACACCCTCCGCGATCGAGCTCGCGGACCGCCTCGCCGACCACGCGCCCGGCGACCTGAACCGCGTGTTCTTCTCCACCGGCGGCGGCGAGGCCGTCGAGACCGCCTTCAAACTCGCCAAGCACTTCTGGAAGCTGCAGGGCAAGCCGGGCAAGCATAAGGTGATCTCGCGCTCGGTCGCGTACCACGGCACTCCCCAGGGCGCCCTCGCGATCACCGGCATCCCGGCGATGAAGGCGATGTTCGAGCCGATCGTGCCGGGTGGCTTCCGCGTTCCCAACACCAACTTCTACCGCGCTCCCCAGCACGGCGACGACCTGGAGGCCTTCGGCGTCTGGGCGGCCGACCGGATCGAGGAGATGATCGAGTTCGAGGGCCCCGACACGGTCGCCGCGGTGTTCCTCGAGCCGGTGCAGAACTCCGGCGGCTGCTTCCCGCCGCCGCCCGGCTACTTCCAGCGGGTGCGCGAGATCTGCGACCGGCACGACGTGCTGCTCGTCTCGGACGAGGTGATCTGCGCCTTCGGCCGGATCGGGCACATGTTCGCCTGCGACGAGTACGGCTACGTGCCCGACATGATCACCTGCGCCAAGGGCATGACCAGCGGCTACTCGCCGATCGGCGCGACCATCGTCAGCGACCGCATCTACGAGCCCTTCCGGCACGGCGAGGTCTCCTTCCCGCACGGCTACACCTTCGGCGGCCACCCCGTCTCGGCCGCGGTCGCGCTCGAGAACCTCGACATCTTCGAGGAGGAGCGGCTGAACGAGAACGTGCGCGAGAACTCCCCGCTCTTCCGCTCCACCCTCGAGAAGCTGCTCGATCTGCCGATCGTCGGCGACGTCCGCGGCGCGGGCTACTTCTTCGGAATCGAGCTGGTCAAGGACAAGACGACCAAGGAGACCTTCGACGCGGAGGAGTCGGAGCGGCTGCTCCGCGGCTTCCTGTCGAAGGCGCTGTTCGACGCCGGGCTGTACTGCCGCGCCGACGACCGCGGCGACCCGGTCGTCCAGCTCGCACCGCCCCTGACGATCGGGCCGAAGGAGTTCGACGAGATCGAGCAGATCCTCCGCTCCGTGCTGACGGAGGCCTGGGCCCGCCTCTGAGCATCGCGCGCGCCACCCGCTCGAGCGACGCGCGCGGGCTCCCTCTCACGCGGCGCGACGCCCCTCGGCAGCCCACGGGCACTGCTCGCCCCGGCCGAGGGCCGCGACGAGCAGCCGCGACCCCGGATCGTGCGGGTCGAGGCGGAGCGCCTCCCCCGCGAAGACCGCTGCCGACGGGTCTGGTCCCGACGACCAGTGCAGCATCGCGAGCAGGACCAGGAGCGGAGCCCGCTCCGTCGCAGGTGCTGCGGCCGCCGCGTGGGCGACGAGCTCGAGGACGGACCCCGCGACGTCGCGGTCGGCGGACGCGACGATGCTCATCACCCGCTCCCGCCCCTGCTGCCGCTGCGCGCAGACGATCAGCACGGCGAGAGCGCGGGTCCGCTGCCGCCACGGCCGACCCGATGCCGCGCAGAGCAGGAGCGAGTCGGCGTCGGCCGCCAGCGCCTCGGGGAGTCGCGCGCGCGGGTGCCGGTCGAGGAGCGCGTCGACCTGAGCGGCGACCGCCAGCGCCTCCGCGCGATCGACGACGGGCAGGAGCCCGCTGCCGTGGTGAGCCGGCCGCGCGGCGGGCGGGCCGGTGGCGACCAGCACGTCGACGGCGACTCCGAGGCGCTCCGCTCGCGTGCTGAGGGCGCTGACGAGCGCGCTCGCCGAGGGCGTGCGACCCCGGGAGGAGAAGAGCACGATCACGAGGTGCTCGACGCGGCCGAAGCGTCCGAGCGCCCCGATCCACGCGTGAGCGGCCCGGGCGGGATCGCCGGCGGCGAGGTCGAAGCGGAGCGCTCCCGTCGGCGTCCCGTCCCGCAGCGGGACGAGCACGACGCTCTCCTGCGGCGAGTGGCCGACGAGGCGTGGGATCGCCGCGAGCACGGCGCTGGTATCGAGGGGGCGGGTCGGGAGCGATGCAGTGGGTGTCATGCGGCAACGGTGACGGCTCGAGCGGCGCTCCGGACCGGCGGCGGGCGCCGCCGGAAGACAGATCGTCGGAACAGCACCTGTGGAGGACGCCGCTCCACCACACCCCTCCCACCTCGAGCGACGGCGGATCGAGCAGCAGGCGATCGGGGCGGGCCCTCCACAGCCCGCGACCCCCTGCGGCCGTCCACCGATGTCCGATTTCCGCCGGTCCGACGCCTCGGCCGCGGATACTCTCGTGGCATGAGAACGACTCCCCTCCACGTGCGCCGCACCGTCAGTCCCCTCGGCCGGATCGAGGTCGGCAGTGACGGCGAGGCGATCGTGTCCCTCGCGATCGAGCACGGCGGAGCGCTGCCGCACGATCACCTGCCCGACAGCAGCCTGCCCGTCCTCTGCTCCGCGGTGGACCAGCTCGACGCGTACTTCGCCGGCGAGCGTCGGACGTTCGATCTCCCGCTCCTGCTGCGCGGCACGCCGTTCCAGCTCGAGATCTGGGGTGCGCTGCAGAGCATCGGCTTCGGCGAGATCACCTCCTACGGCGCGCTCGGCCAGGCGACGGGCCGGCTCCGCTCCGGGCGGCCCATCGGCGGCGCGGTCGGAGCGAACCCGATCCCGATCCTCGTCGGCTGCCACCGCGTGCTGGCCGGCGACGGCCGGATCACCGGCTTCAGCGCCGGCGAGGGCATCGCCACGAAGGCCTGGCTGCTCGATCACGAGGGCATCGCGCACCGATGACCGAGCACGACGGCCTGAGCACCGACGCCGACGGAACGGTCCGCTGCGCCTGGGGCGCCGAGGACGACGAGTACCGCCGCTACCACGACGAGGAGTGGGGCGTCCCGCTGCACGGCGACCGCCCACTGCTCGAGAAGATCTGCCTCGAGGGCTTCCAGTCCGGCCTGTCCTGGATCACCATCCTGCGCAAGCGCCCGCGCTTCCGCGAGGTGTTCCACGGCTTCGACCCCGACGCGGTCGCCGCGATGGACGACGCCGACGTCGACCGCCTGATGGACGACACCGGCATCATCCGTCACCGCGGGAAGATCCTCGCGACGATCGGCAACGCCAGGGCCGCGGTCGCGCTGCGCGAGCGCGACGGCGAGGGCGCCGTGGACCGTCTCGTCTGGTCCTTCGCCGAGGATCCGCCGCCCGGCCGCATCGTCCGCCTCGCGGACGTGCCTGCCGCGACACCCGCCTCGGTCGCCCTGGCCAAGGCGCTGCGCTCCGCGGGGTTCCGCTTCGTCGGCCCGACGACCATGTATGCACTGCTGCAGTCCGCCGGCGTGGTCGACGACCACCTCACGGGCTGCTTCCGCGCCCGCTCCTGACCCTCAGGCCGCCGACGGCACCACCAGGTCGAGCTCGCCGCTGCCGGAGTTCGGCTCGAGCTCGAAGCCGCGGCCTGCGGCCCATGCGGCGAGCTCCTTGAGCGACGACGTCTCGACCCCGTCCTCCGCGAGCGCGCGGACGAACAGCCCCTTGCCCTGCTTGTTGAAGTGGTTGAGGTTTCGCAGCTGCCCCGCCGCATCCCGTGAGCGGACGCGGACGAAGAAGCGCCCCTCCCCCGCGGCCAGCGGCCCGAGCGCCGCGTACGACTCGCTGCGCAGATCGAGCACGAGGCCCTCCAGCGCGGAGAGCTCGCGACCGGCCTCGGCCGCCCACCAGCGCTTCAGCGGCATCCCCGGCACCCGCGAGTCGTGCGACAGCCGGTAGGCGGGGATGCCGTCCAGCCCGCGGACGGGCCCCCACAGCGCCGACTGCACCACGACGATCCGTCCGAGGACTGCCCGCGGTCCGGCCGACAGCGACGCGGCGTCGAGCGCATCGAAGAGCACCCCGTCGAAGCGGTCGACCGCCGGCATCGCGGGCGCGGTCGGCAGAGCCGCGTTCCGCTCGATCTCACCGAGCTGCCGAGGCCCGAGCTTCAGTGCCCGAGCGGCGGCATCCCGATCACCGGCGAGCGCGACCAGCGCGTCCCGCAGGACGAGCCGGCGCTCGAGCAGCGCCGGGAACGCGAGCTCCTCGACCCGGAACTCGGCCGAGCCGCCGTCGCGCTTCGTCTCGGACGGGGGCAGCAGGACGTGCACGGGGTTCCTTCGGAGGTCCAGGCGCCGAAGCGCGATGAACGCGGTGCGAGTGCACCGCGAACGACGGAGGGGCCGGGCGATCGCGATGATCACCCGGCCCCTCCGGTCGCCGCTCGAGGCGGCGGGTCGTCAGACCAGCGCGGCCTCGCGGGCCACGACGGTGACGACGTCGTTCTCGACGGACAGGAAGCCGTCGTCCGCCTGAGCGGTGATCCGGGTGCCGTCCGCAGCCGTCACGCGCACCTCGCCCGAGGCGAGGATCGCGAGCATCGGCTCGTGACCGACCAGGATGCCGATCTCGCCCTCGACGGTGCGAGCGGAGATCTGCTTCGCCTCGCCCGACCAGACCTCCGCGTTCGCGGAGACGACGCTGACCTTCAGGGTCCCGGCCATGATCAGCCGTTCTCCTTCTGGATCTGGGCCCACTTCTCCTCGACGTCCGTGATCGGGCCGACGTTGAAGAACGCCTGCTCGGCCACGTGGTCGAACTCGCCGCGGGAGATCGCGTCGAACGACTCGATGGTGTCCTTCAGCGGGACGGTCGAGCCCTCGACGCCGGTGAACTTCTTCGCCATGTAGGTGTTCTGCGAGAGGAACTGCTGGATCCGGCGCGCACGCGACACCGTGATCTTGTCCTCCTCGGAGAGCTCGTCGACACCGAGGATCGCGATGATCTCCTGCAGCTCCTTGTTCTTCTGCAGGATCTGCTTGACGTTCGTCGCCACGCGGTAGTGGTCGGCACCCAGGTAGCGGGGGTCGAGGATGCGCGAGGTCGAGGTCAGCGGGTCGACGGCCGGGTAGAGGCCCTTCGACGCGATCTCACGGGAGAGCTCGGTCGTCGCGTCGAGGTGCGCGAACGTGGTGGCCGGCGCCGGGTCGGTGTAGTCGTCCGCGGGGACGTAGATCGCCTGCAGCGAGGTGATCGAGTGTCCACGGGTCGAGGTGATGCGCTCCTGGAGCACACCCATCTCGTCGGCGAGGTTCGGCTGGTAGCCCACCGCGGAGGGCATGCGGCCCAGAAGGGTCGACACCTCCGAGCCGGCCTGGGTGAAGCGGAAGATGTTGTCGATGAAGAGCAGCACGTCCTGCTTCTGCACGTCGCGGAAGTACTCCGCCATCGTCAGCGCGGAGAGCGCCACGCGGAGGCGGGTTCCCGGCGGCTCGTCCATCTGGCCGAAGACGAGGGCGGTCTTGTCGAAGACGCCCGCCTCCTCCATCTCGGCGATGAGGTCGTTGCCCTCGCGGGTGCGCTCGCCGACACCGGCGAACACGGACACTCCGCCGTGGTCCTGCGCGACGCGCTGGATCATCTCCTGGATGAGGACGGTCTTGCCGACGCCCGCTCCGCCGAACAGGCCGATCTTGCCGCCCTGCACGTACGGGGTGAGGAGGTCGATGACCTTGATGCCGGTCTCGAAGAGCTCGGTCTTCGACTCGAGCTGGTCGAACGCCGGCGGCTTGCGGTGGATCGGCCAGCGCTCGGTGATCTCGAACGCCTGGCCGTTGATCGTGCCGTCGGCGTCCGCGTTGAGCACCTCGCCGATCACGTTGAAGACCTTGCCCTTGGTCACGTCGCCGACCGGGACCGAGATCGGCAGGCCGGTGTCGTGGACCTCCTGGCCGCGGACGAGTCCGTCGGTCGGGTTGAGCGAGATGGCGCGGACGAGGTCGTCGCCCAGGTGCTGCGCGACCTCGAAGGTCAGCTTGGACGAGACGCCCTCGACCTCGACGTGCGTGTAGAGCGCGTTGTAGACCTCGGGGATCGCGTCGTGGGGGAACTCGATGTCAACGACGGGGCCGGTGACGCGGGCGATACGGCCGACGGCCCCGCCCGGAGTCCCGGTCGCCGCCTCAGGTGCGGTCAGTGTCATTGCTTCTTCCTTCTGTGGTCTCACCGCACCCGGAGGGCGGAGGCTTCGTGTCGGGGAGGTGCGCCGTCTACTTCGAGGACGACAGGGCGTCGGCGCCGCCGACGATCTCGGCGATCTGCTGCGTGATCTCGGTCTGGCGCGCGTTGTTGGCGAGCCGGGTGTACGTCTTGATGAGCGTGTCGGCGTTGTCGCTGGCCGACTTCATCGCCTTCTGGCGCGCCGCGTGCTCGGAGGCCGCCGACTGCAGCATCGCGTTGAAGATGCGGCTCTCGACGTAGACCGGCAGGAGGCGGTCGAGGACCGTCTCGGCGTCGGGCTCGAACTCGTAGAGCGGGTACAGATCGGTGTTCTGATCCTCGGCGCCCTCGACGACCTCGAGCGGCAGGAGACGGACCACCGTCGGCTGCTGCGTGACCATGCTGACGAAGCGGTTGTAGACGAGGTGGATCTCGTCCACTCCGCCCTCTTCGTCATCGAGGTTGTACGAGTCGACGACCGCGTCCGCGATCTCCTTCGCGGTCTCGAACACCGGCTGGTCGGTGCCGCCCGTCCAGATGCGGACGCTCGGGCGCCGGCGGAACGAGAAGTACGCGTTCGCCTTGCGGCCGACCAGGTAGAAGACGACCTCCTTGCCCTCGCTGCGCAGCAGCGAGGCCAGCTCCTCCGCCTCCTTGAGCACGCTCGAGGAGAACGCGCCGGCCAGGCCGCGGTCGGAGGTGAAGATCACGATCGCGGCCGTGTCGAGCTTCTCGCGCTCGGTCGTGAGCGGGTGCTCGACGTTCGAGTAGGTCGCGACGGCCGACACGGCGCGCGTGATGGCGTTCGAGTACGGAGCCGCGGCGGCGACGCGGTTCTGCGCCTTCTGGATGCGCGAGGCCGAGATCAGCTCCATGGCGCGGGTGATCTTCTTGGTCGTCTGGGCCGAGCGGATCTTCGACCGGTAGACCCGGAGTTGCGCTCCCATGTGTCTCCTGTAGTCCTTGTCTGAATCGTCGAGGGGTCGCTGTTAGCGACGGCCCTTGACGATCTTCTCCTGGCCGACCTCGTCGGCCGAGATCGCCTTGTGCTCCTCGCGCCCGACCGAGGCGAGCGGCTTGCCCTCACCGGTCTGGAACTCGAGCTTGAAGCCGTCGACGGCACGGTGGAGCTCGGCGACGGTGTCGTCGGAGAGCACGTTCGTGTCGCGCAGCGTGGAGAGGACCTGCGTGTTGCGGCCCAGGTAGTCGAGCAGCTCGCGCTCGAAGCGCAGAACGTCGGGGACGGGCACCTCGTCGAGCTTGCCGTTCGTTCCGGCCCAGATCGAGACGACCTGCTCCTCGACGGGGTACGGCGAGTACTGCGGCTGCTTGAGCAGCTCGGTGAGGCGAGCGCCGCGGGCGAGCTGGCGACGCGAGGCGGCGTCCAGGTCGGACGCGAACATCGCGAAGGCCTCGAGCGAGCGGTACTGCGCCAGCTCGAGCTTCAGCGTTCCGGAGACCTTCTTGATCGACTTGACCTGGGCGTCACCGCCGACGCGCGAGACCGAGATGCCCACGTCGACCGCCGGACGCTGGTTGGCGTTGAAGAGGTCGGACTGGAGGAAGATCTGGCCGTCGGTGATCGAGATCACGTTGGTCGGGATGTACGCCGAGACGTCGTTCGCCTTGGTCTCGATGATCGGGAGACCGGTCATCGAGCCGGCGCCGAGCTCGTCGGACAGCTTCGCGCAGCGCTCCAGCAGGCGGGAGTGCAGGTAGAAGACGTCGCCGGGGTACGCCTCGCGTCCCGGCGGGCGGCGCAGGAGGAGCGAAACGGCGCGGTAGGCCTCGGCCTGCTTCGACAGGTCGTCGAAGATGATCAGGACGTGCTTGCCGCCGTACATCCAGTGCTGGCCGATGGCCGAGCCGGTGTAGGGGGCGAGGTACTTGAAGCCCGCGGGGTCCGAGGCGGGGGACGCGACGATCGTCGTGTACTCCATCGCTCCGGCGTCCTCGAGCGCGCCCTTCACCGAGGCGATGGTCGAGCCCTTCTGGCCGATGGCGACGTAGATGCAGCGGACCTGCTTGTTGGTGTCGCCGGACTCCCAGTTGGCCTTCTGGTTGATGATCGTGTCGATCGCGATCGCGGTCTTGCCGGTCTGGCGGTCGCCGATGATCAGCTGG
Coding sequences:
- a CDS encoding Lrp/AsnC family transcriptional regulator, with protein sequence MSPSRPPSSRPLQLDEVSKAIIEQLQADGRRSYAEIGKAVGLSEAAVRQRVQKLTESGVMQIVAVTDPMQLGFYRQAMIGVRVTGDTRVVADSLAAIPAVDYVVLTAGTFDILAEVVCENDDDLIALLNQEIRSLPGVLSTETFVYLKLHKQFYNWGTR
- a CDS encoding methylated-DNA--[protein]-cysteine S-methyltransferase, which encodes MRTTPLHVRRTVSPLGRIEVGSDGEAIVSLAIEHGGALPHDHLPDSSLPVLCSAVDQLDAYFAGERRTFDLPLLLRGTPFQLEIWGALQSIGFGEITSYGALGQATGRLRSGRPIGGAVGANPIPILVGCHRVLAGDGRITGFSAGEGIATKAWLLDHEGIAHR
- a CDS encoding DUF4192 family protein → MTPTASLPTRPLDTSAVLAAIPRLVGHSPQESVVLVPLRDGTPTGALRFDLAAGDPARAAHAWIGALGRFGRVEHLVIVLFSSRGRTPSASALVSALSTRAERLGVAVDVLVATGPPAARPAHHGSGLLPVVDRAEALAVAAQVDALLDRHPRARLPEALAADADSLLLCAASGRPWRQRTRALAVLIVCAQRQQGRERVMSIVASADRDVAGSVLELVAHAAAAAPATERAPLLVLLAMLHWSSGPDPSAAVFAGEALRLDPHDPGSRLLVAALGRGEQCPWAAEGRRAA
- a CDS encoding DNA-3-methyladenine glycosylase I; this translates as MTEHDGLSTDADGTVRCAWGAEDDEYRRYHDEEWGVPLHGDRPLLEKICLEGFQSGLSWITILRKRPRFREVFHGFDPDAVAAMDDADVDRLMDDTGIIRHRGKILATIGNARAAVALRERDGEGAVDRLVWSFAEDPPPGRIVRLADVPAATPASVALAKALRSAGFRFVGPTTMYALLQSAGVVDDHLTGCFRARS
- a CDS encoding aspartate aminotransferase family protein, encoding MTTETAFSTQGLASGDPVKGEDAPAGFDDAALQKKAKDHLWMHFTRQSVMDSGAGVPIITRGEGHHIWDSTGRKYFDGLSGLFVVNAGHGRRRLAEAAAKQAAELSFFPLWSYATPSAIELADRLADHAPGDLNRVFFSTGGGEAVETAFKLAKHFWKLQGKPGKHKVISRSVAYHGTPQGALAITGIPAMKAMFEPIVPGGFRVPNTNFYRAPQHGDDLEAFGVWAADRIEEMIEFEGPDTVAAVFLEPVQNSGGCFPPPPGYFQRVREICDRHDVLLVSDEVICAFGRIGHMFACDEYGYVPDMITCAKGMTSGYSPIGATIVSDRIYEPFRHGEVSFPHGYTFGGHPVSAAVALENLDIFEEERLNENVRENSPLFRSTLEKLLDLPIVGDVRGAGYFFGIELVKDKTTKETFDAEESERLLRGFLSKALFDAGLYCRADDRGDPVVQLAPPLTIGPKEFDEIEQILRSVLTEAWARL
- a CDS encoding protein phosphatase 2C domain-containing protein, with translation MTQIGRSRASVTVPVSAWSSDAPSAEVTLGWAARTEVGLVRSANEDSYLAKTPLFAVADGMGGHAAGEVASDAVVSRLSVAATGATIGAEEIDRALRDAVDDIARQSRTADGGTGTTVTGAALTVVGGEPYWSVFNIGDSRVYLCVQGSLVQLTVDHSIVQELVDAGLITRDEADVHPHSNVITRAVGFHEPPIPDYRLVPVIAPSRLLICSDGLTKELTDAGLEHVLSTAETAQEAADALVEAALGNGGRDNVTVIVVDVLAVTGDTD
- a CDS encoding FtsK/SpoIIIE domain-containing protein; this translates as MTNQHPRPTLRPPLPPAEPPRPGFPWIAALAPVLSSLVLFALTSSPYTLALAALGPVVAVASFLDGARIRRRTARRETERYRRELSDHGAATARARVGELAALRRAAPTALDVLEHEVPVDTRWRRAVAGLEIVLGLAEEPDRADGAPAADRAPLPVALAAGIGVVGPPVLSRAVARGLVIQVAELVPPDQLRIELPDTAAWRCLSALPHARAVGALPRLAVLEAGGPSDADAVVAVAGTAAELPQRCRCIVQTGGASAASVVGRAGPGVTERLVIDPVSAEQARGYAESLAATAGSGPGELPATVRLSELGGLVRGATDRGLAVLLGATADGPLEIDLVRDGPHAIVGGTTGSGKSELLIAWVVALAARHAPSAVTFLLADFKGGAGFDALRRLPHVVGVITDLDPEGALRAFASIAAELRRREVVLAEHGVPDVARLRPGVLSRLVVVVDECAVVLERAPELHRTFADIAARGRSLGLHLVLCTQRPVGVVRDAVAANCGLRIALRVHDAADSRALIGSDAASRIPHGAAGRCVVSIGGRGRLVQAALAGAADIAAAVAAGENADPAAGGGLADGVAAVVPRHSIAPAHRPWLDPLPARIPLPERGPAEGIALGLVDRPGVQRQDVVRLERRSLLVLGAAGCGRTEVLRTVAAQCGRPRILGPLDPEGAWDVVLGEDAVAEPLLLDDADLLLRRCTDDERRRLLDALQTALRSGAAPLVVTARRVTDGLAALRDSFDDVLLLRAAHRQEHQLLALHGEPFHADLPPGGGWWRGERMQVFAAPPSPPERPRIAVPVVPMGREPFVVLTERAANLRPSLEAAGVPVRSVADASGGSLPPGAAVLGSVGEWSAARALLARMRTTAPVVIDVPVAEARLVLGPLPPAPRCSGDRVLVAGDGRLRRARWPTAHATRRQESVV